The Mycoplasmopsis columbinasalis genomic interval AGACCAAAACATATACTGGTAAAGTTAAAATTGACTTAGCAATAATACCTGTAGCTGTGATGGTGAAATCTTTGCCGTAAGTTTTAAGTTTTCCTGTTGTCCCTTTATTTAGTCAATTGTAAAAATTGATGTATGCAATTGAATCTAAGATTCATCTAAAGATGGCTAAAATAAAAATCACGAGTGTAAATACTAACAAGTAATCAAGAATTTTTTGTTGTCTTTTCTTGATGTAATTATAAATTGTTCAAGTATAAACAGAAAAAGCTGTCAAAATGTAAGCAACCAAAAAAGTAATAACTATACCTTGACTCACAGAAATTTTGCTTGTAAATTTAAACGAATTATCTTCATTAATTCTTGTGAAATAAACAAAAAAGAGAGCTACTAATGTTCCAACAAAAATTAATAATGAAAAAGCAATTCTTGTGACAAAAGTTCAAATGGAATCTTTCTTTTTATTTAAGAAAAATAAATAAACAAAAAGCGAAGAAGTAATTGATATGAGTGGCGGCATAATCGCATACATTCAGAATCAAGTTCCAATCCCTGAAATAATCAACTGAATCAAAGTATCTGAAAGAATAGATAGAACTGCACCCTTATAAAAACCAAAAACTGCGCCAAAAAGAATATAGAAAAGAAATTCAGAACGAATATTAAAGTTTCTAAAAAAAGTATATTTACCAAAAAACACAACGATAATTTGCAGACCAAGAAAAATTCCCATTAGCGCCAAATCTATTGTGCGAAATTTAAAACCTTTTCTAGCATTGACCGCGAAGTTTTTTCACATAGCGCCTAATTTGAAGCAAACTGACTTGTCGTTGTCACAATTTTTTTTATCATTTTTCATACTAATTGCCATAGGCCTTATTATATGCACATTTCATTTTAAAAATGTGAAAAATATTTTTTGTAAAAACCAAAATTCAAACGTATCTAAAAGATAGTCTTATAGAACAAATTGTATTTACAATTTGTTGTTCAAAAATTTATTTCGTGCAAAATTTTTTTGTCTTAAATAGTTAATCACAGCAAAAACAATTCTTTTAATTAGAGAATGCATACTATCTGGATGTTTTTGTTATAAAATACTAAACCCGAGTTTTCAGTATGAAAGGCAACTATGTTTTATTTAATTAATAAAGAAAAAAATGTTTCCTCGTTCCAAGAAATTAAAAAATTTGGAAGGCAAAATCAAATAAAAACACTTGGTCACACCGGTACACTTGATCCTTTTGCCACCGGGTTATTACTAGTTGCTACTGAAGATGACACGAAACTAATTCAATACATTAAAAATTCAAATAAAACATATGAAGTTACCATCAAATTCGGTTATCAAAGCAATACTTTTGATAGCGACGGTGAAATTATTAACACAAGCAAAAACAAAGTAACTGCTGATATGTTGAGCGAAATCAAAATTTGATTCGAAACACAAACTCAACAACAACCGCCTATTTTTAGTGCCAAAAAAATCAATGGTCAAAGGGCTTATCACTTGGCTCGGAACAATCAAACTGAAGCGCAAATTGCCCTTAAACCTATTAAAATTACTGTTTCAAACGTGAAAATTTTAGACTTCGACGAACAAGCACAAGAACTAACTGTTTCTTTGGAAGTGTCTAATGGAACTTATATAAGATCTTTAGCGAATGATTTAGGTTTGTTTTTACAAACTTTTGCCTTAGCAAAAGAACTAAAAAGAACAAAAATTGCTGATTTTACTCTTGCTCAAATGCAAAACGAAAAATTTTTAGCAGTACCAACGCCACAATTGCAATATCCACTTTATTTTTTAGAAGAATTCGAAATCACGCAACTCAAAAATGGTTTAACTATCGAAGCTAAGCATTTGGAAAATACTCAACAAATTTATTTTTTTATCGCTGACAAAACAAAACCTGATGTCATTTTGGGGGTTGTGCAACAATGCGCTAATCAATTAAAAGTCAAGAGGCTTTTCGGAAATAGATTAACTAAATACTAAGGAGACTAACTATAAAAAAAAGAGAATTAACAGCAGAGCAACAAAACCTTAAAAATGTAATCAAAATTGCTTCGTTTGACATTGATGGCACCATTTTGCCTTATGCGCACTTAGATTTTAGTGATAACACAATCAAAATGTTTGAATTATTAAGTCAAAAAGGTATTAAATCTGTGATTAATAGTGCACGTGAGTTTGTTACCATTGGTTCTTTGCTTAATCTTGTGCCTGCGGCAAATTATTTTATTGGCGCCAACGGAATGTTTGTTTACGACATTAAAAATAAGAAAATAATTTACGAAAATCCAATCAAATTAGCTGACTTAGAAACTATTTACAACGAAGTTAAAGATTTGCCACAACTTGAAGGTTTCATGGTTACTGACTTAAACTTTTTGTACCACTCACCAGGTATTAACAAAGGTTCTTGATTTTTATCTTCACACAAAGCCAAAATGAGATTAATGGACTTTGAGGCCATTGACGAAAATCACATTCACATTATTACCTTACAAACTTATGGTCCTGAAACTACTGCACAGCTAGAAACAATTATTAACAAAATCATTGAAAAACACAAAATGCCACTTTATGTGAATTCAAAATGACACAAAGGATTATTCATTACACCAACTGGAGTGACCAAATACAGCGCTTTAGAATGACTCGCAAAGAAACTTGGTTATGAAGCAAATAAAAATTTAATTGCTTTTGGTGATAGTTCCAATGATTACGAAATGATTGAACATTCAGCTTATGGCGTTTCAGTAGGAACTTACGACGAAAAATTAGTTGCTCTCGCAGATGACATTGCACTCAAAGTGGAACAAGATGGTGCTTACTGAAAATTGAAAGAATTAGAAATTATTTAAAAAATCTTAGGTGGTGTACCTAAGATTTTTTATGAAAATTAAATTAGAAAAGTTATTTTTTGCCGTACAAAATTGAGGCAATGCGTTCTTTGGTTGGTTCTTTAATTAAAAATGTTCCTGCCACACACGCATCAGCGCCTGCTTTGAAAGTTAAAGGACCAGTAACATTGTTGATGCCGCCATCAACTTGAATTAGAAAATTGTGTTGGTGCTTAAGTCTTAACAGTTTGAGTGCTTTGACTTTTTCATAAGTAGTTTCAATAAACTTTTGACCGCCAGCACCCGGTTCGACTGACATTACTAAAACTAAAGCTAAATATGGCAAGTAACGTTCAATGCTTGTTACTGAAGTATTTGGCTTGATTGCTAAACCTAAGTTCAAGTTATGTTTCTGCTTTTGAACAAAATCAAATAATTCATCTTCATCAGTTGCTTCAAAGTGAAAAGTGATAATATCGGCAACATCTTTATATTTTTCAAGTTGTTGTAACGGGTTCTCAATCATTAAGTGCACATCTTTGAAGTGTTGTGGGCAAAGTTTATTGATGTTTTCGAGTTCAGCAAATTCAATTGCTGTGTTAGGAACAAACTTGCCGTCCATAACATCATAGTGCACCCAGTCGATCCCTTGACTAATTAGTTGTGTTACCATAGCAACACGGTCAGCTGGTTCAACGTTTAAAATTGATGGTGTTACGCTTCTTTTTTTCATTATTTTGCCTCCTTTAGTAATTTTAGATAATTGTCATAACGAAATTGCGGGATTTTAGTTCCCACATTTAACTTAATATTACAAAAATTTGTTGGTTCATTTTCGTGTAAACAGGTTTTGAATTTGCAGAACGCGCCTAATTCTTTGAAGAGTTTAAAAGAACGAGCTAATTCAGCTTTGGTAAGTTGAATGTCAAGTGAAGAAAAACCGGGTGTGTCAATCAAGTAGCCAGCAAAAACATCGTAAATTTGCACTGTTCTAGTGGTGTGTTTACCGCGTTGAGCGTTCTTAGCTATGGTTTGCGTTTCAAGGTTTAAATTTAATAATTTATTAATAAAAGTAGTTTTGCCAACACCGCTTTGACCCATTAGTGAACAAGTTTTGTGGTCAAAAATTTGTCGTGTGGTCTCAAGTCACTCTGAAGTTTGGTAATTAATTTCATAAACTTGGTAGCCAAGTTGTTGGTACCAAATGCTTTCCTGACAATGGCCTAAGTCGGTTTTGGTCACAAAAATAATTGGTTCAACGCCGTTACCTTCAATTAAAGCAAGGTATTTGTCAACCAAAAAAGTTGAAAAGTTAGGCAAAACTGCACTCATAACCACAATGATATGGTCAATGTTAGCCACTTTCGGACGCACAAACGAATTACGCCGTTCTAAAATTTGATTCACAAACCCGTTGTTAAATTCAACATAATCTCCTACTAGAGGGGTGATGTTGTTGTGACGAAACACACCCGCTGCTGGCAACAAATGTATATTTCCATCAGTATCTTTAATTTGATATTTGCCGCCAATTGATAAATAAATTCTACCTTGCATAGACTCCTACATTAAACCTAAAATTAAACCCACTACTAACAGCACACAAGCACTTACTATCCCGATTCCTAAATAAATAAACGCAAAACTGTTGACAAAACCACGAAAAGTTAATTTACTTTTAATTTTTTTGGCATTGAGTGGTTTTTCGTTAACTCGACTCACATCTAAAGCAGTGCTTAAATCTGCAATCAAGTCTGCCGTGCTGGCGTGGCGTTTGGCTGCATCTTTGGCTGTGGCTTTGATAATTACATTAGCCAAAGCTTGGGGAATTACTACCATTTTCATAATGTCTGGCAAAGACTCATTTTTTTGTTTAGCCATTGTTTCAAAGGAATTTTTGCCTTTAAAAGGGTACTCGCCCGTAAGCATTTCAAAAAGCAAAATACCTAGTGCGTAAATATCGCTTTGCACTGTTGGTTGCGAACGTGAAGAACAAAGTTCGGGTGCCATATAATAAACTGAACCAACAATTTTTTGTTCTTGCGTGTAACGTTGACTGGTGTCATTTAGAGCGAGGCCAAAATCAATTATTTTGATGTTACGATCTTTTGTGATCATCACATTATTGCTCTTGATGTCCCGGTGAATGATATTCATTTTGTGCAGTTCTTGGAGACCTTCGGCAATTTGCAAAGCATAATTGACAGCAATGGAAACGTTAATACGGCCTTCTTTAAGTTTATCTTTCAAGTTGAAACCATCAATGTATTCCATAATTAAATATTGCTCATAGTCATCAATGTAACCTTCAATGAAAGCTGCCACTTTAGTAGAAGCAATCATCGAGTAAATTTCAACTTCTTGCTCAAATCGCACTTTTACTGACTCTGAGTTACTATTTTCTGGCAACGTAGTGTACTTTAACGCATAAAAAGTGTTATCTTTAGCATCTTTTCTTTGAATTTTGTAAACTTTTGCAAAACCGCCCGACCCAATTTGACTAATAATTTTGTACTTGCGAAACACATTGCTATTTTCGAGAATTTTATAATTCATCTTCATCCTCTAAACTCACAATACCAATTGTTAAATTATCAGTCGAACCATTTTTTAAAGCCTGGTGATTAAGAGTTTCAATTTTTTGCTCAAGTGAATCATTGTTAGCTAACGTGGTACGAAAAAAATTTGGCGTGACGTAATTATGCAAACCGTCAGTAGTGCAAACTAAATATTTTGCTTTGTGGTAATGCTCACTTAAATTAAAGACATCAATTTTAACCTTTTTAAGTGGGCCAAGCCCGGAGGTTAAGTTTTTTGACTCGCGGACAGCGAGTGCTTCTTTTTTGGTGTAATTGTATTCAGTAATTAATTCGTTCAATAAATTATGGTCAATGGAAACTTGAGACAAAGCGTTTTTTTTAGTGAAAACATAAGTGCGTGAGTCTCCAACATTAAAAACGAAAATTTGGTTAGAAAAGGTATCAACAAACGCGCCGGTGAGAGTTGTGCCCATATCCATCATCGCCTCGTTATCCTTGGCGATTTCTTTCATTTTTTCACGTGCTAATTGAATTGTTTTTTCTAAAGATTTAGTAAATAACTCTATTTTTAAAGGATATTCGCTAACTAAGTAATTTTTTTCAAACTCTTGAGCAAATGTATCAACCGTTATTTGGGCTGCTTTATCACCAAAACTATGTCCACCCATACCATCGCAAACTAAAAGTAATGCAAAATTATCTTTTTGCAAAAAATTAATGCGATCTTGATTTTCAATTCGATAATTACCAATTAAAGACGACGTGGCATACTTAAGCATTGTTGATCTCTTTTAAAATAATTTCTCTAATTTCAGCTGCCGCTCGTTCTGGAACATCGTTAACAATTTGATATTTAAAGTAAATTTTTTCTTCCATTTCTTGTTTAGCTTTTTCGAGACGAATTTTCATCACCTCAGGGGTTTCAGTATTGCGGTTAATAATTCGTTTTTCTAAGTCAG includes:
- the truB gene encoding tRNA pseudouridine(55) synthase TruB, which gives rise to MFYLINKEKNVSSFQEIKKFGRQNQIKTLGHTGTLDPFATGLLLVATEDDTKLIQYIKNSNKTYEVTIKFGYQSNTFDSDGEIINTSKNKVTADMLSEIKIWFETQTQQQPPIFSAKKINGQRAYHLARNNQTEAQIALKPIKITVSNVKILDFDEQAQELTVSLEVSNGTYIRSLANDLGLFLQTFALAKELKRTKIADFTLAQMQNEKFLAVPTPQLQYPLYFLEEFEITQLKNGLTIEAKHLENTQQIYFFIADKTKPDVILGVVQQCANQLKVKRLFGNRLTKY
- a CDS encoding YcsE-related riboflavin metabolism phosphatase; protein product: MASFDIDGTILPYAHLDFSDNTIKMFELLSQKGIKSVINSAREFVTIGSLLNLVPAANYFIGANGMFVYDIKNKKIIYENPIKLADLETIYNEVKDLPQLEGFMVTDLNFLYHSPGINKGSWFLSSHKAKMRLMDFEAIDENHIHIITLQTYGPETTAQLETIINKIIEKHKMPLYVNSKWHKGLFITPTGVTKYSALEWLAKKLGYEANKNLIAFGDSSNDYEMIEHSAYGVSVGTYDEKLVALADDIALKVEQDGAYWKLKELEII
- a CDS encoding ribulose-phosphate 3-epimerase, encoding MKKRSVTPSILNVEPADRVAMVTQLISQGIDWVHYDVMDGKFVPNTAIEFAELENINKLCPQHFKDVHLMIENPLQQLEKYKDVADIITFHFEATDEDELFDFVQKQKHNLNLGLAIKPNTSVTSIERYLPYLALVLVMSVEPGAGGQKFIETTYEKVKALKLLRLKHQHNFLIQVDGGINNVTGPLTFKAGADACVAGTFLIKEPTKERIASILYGKK
- the rsgA gene encoding ribosome small subunit-dependent GTPase A, producing MQGRIYLSIGGKYQIKDTDGNIHLLPAAGVFRHNNITPLVGDYVEFNNGFVNQILERRNSFVRPKVANIDHIIVVMSAVLPNFSTFLVDKYLALIEGNGVEPIIFVTKTDLGHCQESIWYQQLGYQVYEINYQTSEWLETTRQIFDHKTCSLMGQSGVGKTTFINKLLNLNLETQTIAKNAQRGKHTTRTVQIYDVFAGYLIDTPGFSSLDIQLTKAELARSFKLFKELGAFCKFKTCLHENEPTNFCNIKLNVGTKIPQFRYDNYLKLLKEAK
- a CDS encoding serine/threonine-protein kinase gives rise to the protein MNYKILENSNVFRKYKIISQIGSGGFAKVYKIQRKDAKDNTFYALKYTTLPENSNSESVKVRFEQEVEIYSMIASTKVAAFIEGYIDDYEQYLIMEYIDGFNLKDKLKEGRINVSIAVNYALQIAEGLQELHKMNIIHRDIKSNNVMITKDRNIKIIDFGLALNDTSQRYTQEQKIVGSVYYMAPELCSSRSQPTVQSDIYALGILLFEMLTGEYPFKGKNSFETMAKQKNESLPDIMKMVVIPQALANVIIKATAKDAAKRHASTADLIADLSTALDVSRVNEKPLNAKKIKSKLTFRGFVNSFAFIYLGIGIVSACVLLVVGLILGLM
- a CDS encoding PP2C family protein-serine/threonine phosphatase; this translates as MLKYATSSLIGNYRIENQDRINFLQKDNFALLLVCDGMGGHSFGDKAAQITVDTFAQEFEKNYLVSEYPLKIELFTKSLEKTIQLAREKMKEIAKDNEAMMDMGTTLTGAFVDTFSNQIFVFNVGDSRTYVFTKKNALSQVSIDHNLLNELITEYNYTKKEALAVRESKNLTSGLGPLKKVKIDVFNLSEHYHKAKYLVCTTDGLHNYVTPNFFRTTLANNDSLEQKIETLNHQALKNGSTDNLTIGIVSLEDEDEL